A region of Chelonoidis abingdonii isolate Lonesome George chromosome 8, CheloAbing_2.0, whole genome shotgun sequence DNA encodes the following proteins:
- the ACTRT3 gene encoding actin-related protein T3 isoform X1, which produces MGDMLPAVVIDNGSGLIKAGIAGDKEPRFIYSNITGRPKAKSVMLGAGQKDLYIGDEAQAKRGILSIRYPVEHGIVTSWADMEAVWKNVYDHDLKMKASERPALFTEAPLNPLVNREHMTKILFERFEVPALYVAIQAVLALYASGLTTGCVMDSGDGVTHTVPIFEGYCLSHAVLRLDLAGRDLTDYLMRILKESGVSLVSTAEREIVRDMKENLCYVCLYPEEELAKKPSEVEKSYRLPDGQVIKVQNQRFRCPETLFSPSNIGMEAPGIDKLCFNTIMKCDIDLRTNFFSNIILSGGSSLFPGMAERITKEIIRMVPSDTEVKVMAPPDRKLSVWMGGSILSSLSAFQQMWITMAEYREIGPNIVHRKCF; this is translated from the exons ATGGGGGATATGTTACCGGCTGTGGTTATAGACAATGGTTCAGGCCTGATCAAGGCAGGCATAGCTGGGGACAAGGAACCACGTTTCATCTACAGCAACATAACAGGCCGGCCTAAAGCCAAGTCCGTGATGCTGGGGGCAGGCCAGAAGGACCTTTACATTGGGGATGAGGCACAGGCCAAGCGGGGGATCCTCTCCATCAG GTATCCAGTGGAGCATGGGATTGTCACATCTTGGGCGGACATGGAGGCTGTGTGGAAGAATGTCTATGACCATGACCTGAAGATGAAGGCAAGTGAGCGACCAGCTCTGTTCACCGAGGCACCACTCAACCCACTGGTCAATCGAGAACATATGACAAAGATTCTCTTTGAGCGCTTTGAGGTACCAGCCCTTTATGTGGCCATCCAGGCTGTACTGGCACTTTACGCGTCAGGCCTTACCACGGGCTGTGTGATGGACTCTGGTGATGGCGTTACCCACACTGTACCTATCTTTGAGGGCTACTGCTTGTCCCATGCCGTTCTCCGGCTTGACCTGGCTGGCCGTGATCTTACAGACTACCTGATGAGAATCCTTAAAGAGAGTGGTGTCTCCCTGGTCAGTACAGCTGAAAGGGAGATTGTACGAGACATGAAGGAGAACTTGTGTTATGTGTGTCTGTATCCAGAGGAGGAGTTGGCTAAGAAACCAAGTGAAGTAGAGAAATCCTACAGGCTGCCTGATGGGCAGGTTATTAAAGTCCAGAATCAAAGGTTCCGCTGCCCTGAGACCCTTTTTAGCCCATCTAATATTGGCATGGAGGCCCCAGGGATTGACAAGCTTTGTTTCAACACCATCATGAAGTGTGACATTGACCTAAGGACCAACTTTTTCTCCAACATAATCCTGTCTGGCGGTTCCAGCCTCTTCCCTGGCATGGCTGAGCGCATCACCAAAGAAATAATCCGCATGGTCCCCAGTGACACTGAGGTGAAGGTCATGGCTCCCCCTGACAGGAAGCTCTCTGTTTGGATGGGGGgctccatcctctcctccctctctgcctTCCAGCAAATGTGGATTACCATGGCAGAGTACAGGGAAATTGGGCCTAACATAGTGCAtagaaaatgcttctga
- the ACTRT3 gene encoding actin-related protein T3 isoform X3, whose amino-acid sequence MGDMLPAVVIDNGSGLIKAGIAGDKEPRFIYSNITGRPKAKSVMLGAGQKDLYIGDEAQAKRGILSIRYPVEHGIVTSWADMEAILFERFEVPALYVAIQAVLALYASGLTTGCVMDSGDGVTHTVPIFEGYCLSHAVLRLDLAGRDLTDYLMRILKESGVSLVSTAEREIVRDMKENLCYVCLYPEEELAKKPSEVEKSYRLPDGQVIKVQNQRFRCPETLFSPSNIGMEAPGIDKLCFNTIMKCDIDLRTNFFSNIILSGGSSLFPGMAERITKEIIRMVPSDTEVKVMAPPDRKLSVWMGGSILSSLSAFQQMWITMAEYREIGPNIVHRKCF is encoded by the exons ATGGGGGATATGTTACCGGCTGTGGTTATAGACAATGGTTCAGGCCTGATCAAGGCAGGCATAGCTGGGGACAAGGAACCACGTTTCATCTACAGCAACATAACAGGCCGGCCTAAAGCCAAGTCCGTGATGCTGGGGGCAGGCCAGAAGGACCTTTACATTGGGGATGAGGCACAGGCCAAGCGGGGGATCCTCTCCATCAG GTATCCAGTGGAGCATGGGATTGTCACATCTTGGGCGGACATGGAGGCT ATTCTCTTTGAGCGCTTTGAGGTACCAGCCCTTTATGTGGCCATCCAGGCTGTACTGGCACTTTACGCGTCAGGCCTTACCACGGGCTGTGTGATGGACTCTGGTGATGGCGTTACCCACACTGTACCTATCTTTGAGGGCTACTGCTTGTCCCATGCCGTTCTCCGGCTTGACCTGGCTGGCCGTGATCTTACAGACTACCTGATGAGAATCCTTAAAGAGAGTGGTGTCTCCCTGGTCAGTACAGCTGAAAGGGAGATTGTACGAGACATGAAGGAGAACTTGTGTTATGTGTGTCTGTATCCAGAGGAGGAGTTGGCTAAGAAACCAAGTGAAGTAGAGAAATCCTACAGGCTGCCTGATGGGCAGGTTATTAAAGTCCAGAATCAAAGGTTCCGCTGCCCTGAGACCCTTTTTAGCCCATCTAATATTGGCATGGAGGCCCCAGGGATTGACAAGCTTTGTTTCAACACCATCATGAAGTGTGACATTGACCTAAGGACCAACTTTTTCTCCAACATAATCCTGTCTGGCGGTTCCAGCCTCTTCCCTGGCATGGCTGAGCGCATCACCAAAGAAATAATCCGCATGGTCCCCAGTGACACTGAGGTGAAGGTCATGGCTCCCCCTGACAGGAAGCTCTCTGTTTGGATGGGGGgctccatcctctcctccctctctgcctTCCAGCAAATGTGGATTACCATGGCAGAGTACAGGGAAATTGGGCCTAACATAGTGCAtagaaaatgcttctga
- the ACTRT3 gene encoding actin-related protein T3 isoform X2, protein MGDMLPAVVIDNGSGLIKAGIAGDKEPRFIYSNITGRPKAKSVMLGHGIVTSWADMEAVWKNVYDHDLKMKASERPALFTEAPLNPLVNREHMTKILFERFEVPALYVAIQAVLALYASGLTTGCVMDSGDGVTHTVPIFEGYCLSHAVLRLDLAGRDLTDYLMRILKESGVSLVSTAEREIVRDMKENLCYVCLYPEEELAKKPSEVEKSYRLPDGQVIKVQNQRFRCPETLFSPSNIGMEAPGIDKLCFNTIMKCDIDLRTNFFSNIILSGGSSLFPGMAERITKEIIRMVPSDTEVKVMAPPDRKLSVWMGGSILSSLSAFQQMWITMAEYREIGPNIVHRKCF, encoded by the exons ATGGGGGATATGTTACCGGCTGTGGTTATAGACAATGGTTCAGGCCTGATCAAGGCAGGCATAGCTGGGGACAAGGAACCACGTTTCATCTACAGCAACATAACAGGCCGGCCTAAAGCCAAGTCCGTGATGCTGGGG CATGGGATTGTCACATCTTGGGCGGACATGGAGGCTGTGTGGAAGAATGTCTATGACCATGACCTGAAGATGAAGGCAAGTGAGCGACCAGCTCTGTTCACCGAGGCACCACTCAACCCACTGGTCAATCGAGAACATATGACAAAGATTCTCTTTGAGCGCTTTGAGGTACCAGCCCTTTATGTGGCCATCCAGGCTGTACTGGCACTTTACGCGTCAGGCCTTACCACGGGCTGTGTGATGGACTCTGGTGATGGCGTTACCCACACTGTACCTATCTTTGAGGGCTACTGCTTGTCCCATGCCGTTCTCCGGCTTGACCTGGCTGGCCGTGATCTTACAGACTACCTGATGAGAATCCTTAAAGAGAGTGGTGTCTCCCTGGTCAGTACAGCTGAAAGGGAGATTGTACGAGACATGAAGGAGAACTTGTGTTATGTGTGTCTGTATCCAGAGGAGGAGTTGGCTAAGAAACCAAGTGAAGTAGAGAAATCCTACAGGCTGCCTGATGGGCAGGTTATTAAAGTCCAGAATCAAAGGTTCCGCTGCCCTGAGACCCTTTTTAGCCCATCTAATATTGGCATGGAGGCCCCAGGGATTGACAAGCTTTGTTTCAACACCATCATGAAGTGTGACATTGACCTAAGGACCAACTTTTTCTCCAACATAATCCTGTCTGGCGGTTCCAGCCTCTTCCCTGGCATGGCTGAGCGCATCACCAAAGAAATAATCCGCATGGTCCCCAGTGACACTGAGGTGAAGGTCATGGCTCCCCCTGACAGGAAGCTCTCTGTTTGGATGGGGGgctccatcctctcctccctctctgcctTCCAGCAAATGTGGATTACCATGGCAGAGTACAGGGAAATTGGGCCTAACATAGTGCAtagaaaatgcttctga
- the ACTRT3 gene encoding actin-related protein T3 isoform X4 gives MGDMLPAVVIDNGSGLIKAGIAGDKEPRFIYSNITGRPKAKSVMLGAGQKDLYIGDEAQAKRGILSIRYPVEHGIVTSWADMEAVWKNVYDHDLKMKASERPALFTEAPLNPLVNREHMTKILFERFEVPALYVAIQAVLALYASGLTTGCVMDSGDGVTHTVPIFEGYCLSHAVLRLDLAGRDLTDYLMRILKESGVSLVSTGMEAPGIDKLCFNTIMKCDIDLRTNFFSNIILSGGSSLFPGMAERITKEIIRMVPSDTEVKVMAPPDRKLSVWMGGSILSSLSAFQQMWITMAEYREIGPNIVHRKCF, from the exons ATGGGGGATATGTTACCGGCTGTGGTTATAGACAATGGTTCAGGCCTGATCAAGGCAGGCATAGCTGGGGACAAGGAACCACGTTTCATCTACAGCAACATAACAGGCCGGCCTAAAGCCAAGTCCGTGATGCTGGGGGCAGGCCAGAAGGACCTTTACATTGGGGATGAGGCACAGGCCAAGCGGGGGATCCTCTCCATCAG GTATCCAGTGGAGCATGGGATTGTCACATCTTGGGCGGACATGGAGGCTGTGTGGAAGAATGTCTATGACCATGACCTGAAGATGAAGGCAAGTGAGCGACCAGCTCTGTTCACCGAGGCACCACTCAACCCACTGGTCAATCGAGAACATATGACAAAGATTCTCTTTGAGCGCTTTGAGGTACCAGCCCTTTATGTGGCCATCCAGGCTGTACTGGCACTTTACGCGTCAGGCCTTACCACGGGCTGTGTGATGGACTCTGGTGATGGCGTTACCCACACTGTACCTATCTTTGAGGGCTACTGCTTGTCCCATGCCGTTCTCCGGCTTGACCTGGCTGGCCGTGATCTTACAGACTACCTGATGAGAATCCTTAAAGAGAGTGGTGTCTCCCTGGTCAGTAC TGGCATGGAGGCCCCAGGGATTGACAAGCTTTGTTTCAACACCATCATGAAGTGTGACATTGACCTAAGGACCAACTTTTTCTCCAACATAATCCTGTCTGGCGGTTCCAGCCTCTTCCCTGGCATGGCTGAGCGCATCACCAAAGAAATAATCCGCATGGTCCCCAGTGACACTGAGGTGAAGGTCATGGCTCCCCCTGACAGGAAGCTCTCTGTTTGGATGGGGGgctccatcctctcctccctctctgcctTCCAGCAAATGTGGATTACCATGGCAGAGTACAGGGAAATTGGGCCTAACATAGTGCAtagaaaatgcttctga